The Bacillota bacterium genome contains the following window.
GCTTGGCTGGAGTGGCTGGGACGGCCACTACTGCTGAAGCTGTATCATGGCAGCCAGGTAGCGCCACCGAAACGCCCATTGCGCTGGTCTCCTGCGCTATGGGGTCCCGAATCGTGCCAATCTTGGCTCCAGGAGGGATGATATCGCCAAGGATGTGGGTAGGGATCCCCATTTTCGCCAGGAGGTCGCCGGCCCATCCCCCGCCCTTTACATCCAACATTTGGCTGGTGCTCGCGATTGTATATTCATTTACCGTAAGGCCGGTGAAAAAGAAATTCAGAATGTCAGGGATGAATAGCAGCCTATGTGCTGTATCAAGCATCCTCTTATTCTGCAGTCTCATGGCTAATAGTTGGAATAGCGTGTTAAATTGCATGAATTGGATACCTGTGTAGGCGAATATCTCCTCCTTGGGCACGATAGAAAATGCCTTTTGGAGGATGCCGGAAGTACGGGAATCTCGGTAGTGATAGGGAGCGCCCAATAACTCACCCCGGTCATCAAGGAGCCCGAAATCAACCCCCCAAGTATCGATTCCGATGGAATCTACATGTCCTTCCCTTTGCGCGGCAAAAGCTAGGCCATGCTTCAATTCGCGGAAAATGTGCAATATGTCCCAATGTAATCCCGAAGGGAGCTCCACCGGTTCATTAGGAAAACGGTGGATTTCATGGATGGTAAGATGCTCGCCATCAAACTTGCCAAGGATAGCCCTGCCACTCTCCGCGCCAAGGTCGAAGGCCAGCAAATTCAGGTGTTTCATGAACACCACCTTCCATAAACAATCCTTTATTTACCGGCGGTGCCGGTTAGTCTATCCGGATGGCTGGACGGACGCATACCCAAATTAGGATATCGTCCCGGAATTCGCATCTTTTTCCTCAGAGAAATGAGCTTTGCCACATCCTCACTAGACAACTCATTTTCTCCCCCAAGCAGTCTCGCATAGAAACTTATGCGCGCAAAATGCTCCACAGTTTCCATCTTATACATTGCGTGGGTAACATCTTCGGCCATAGTCAATACGCCGTGGTTCTGCAATAGCACCGCATCGTGATATTCGATGAATTCTTCCACCGAATGCGCCAATTCATCCGTAGAAGGTGTCGCGTATCTGGCCAGGGGAATCCACCCTAGACTAATGATGACCTCCGGGAGGATACAACGATCCAAGGAGATTCCGGCTACGGCAAAGGCCGTGGCTACCAGCGGATGAGCGTGCGCCACAGCGCCAACATCAGGACGTTTTCTGTAAACGGCAAGATGCATCTTCACTTCTGAGGATGGCTTGAGGTAACCTTCTATCGGGTTCCCTTGAGCATCCACCTTCACCAGCATGTCAGGGGTCATGCGCCCCTTGCTCACTCCTGTTGGAGTCATCAGTATGGAGCCATCTGGCAGGCGTGCCGAAATATTACCGTCATTTGCCGCTACATAGCCACGTTCATAGATCCAACGTCCTGCATCCACGATCTCTTTGCGAAGTTGCTGCTCAATATTCAACATATGATGTCACCTCATTAGATAAAGACATTGCAGGATACCTTTCCGGGCTGTCTGTAACCTCGACCCTATTCTACCATGTTCATGAAGATCTCGGTAGATTCCGAATAGGTATTTTCATCACATCTGGTGCCGGATGTTTTATGTGAATATAAATGCTGATCATGCGTCTAATATTGTCAGAAATCCCCAAAGGTAATGGCACGCGCCAGTTGCCTATGTTGCTCCGGCAGCAGGAACCGCCTGTGTTCAAAGGCATAGAAACGGAGGGATTATTTTGATTCTAACCAGTTCCCAGGCCTCACCAGGCCGGATGCAAGACCAATCCTCAGGCCGGGTCGCAATCCGCGCCCTGGGATTGACCAAGATATTTGGCACGCTCAGAGCCGTTGACTCTGTGGACCTTGAGATCCGGACAGGCGAAGTCTTTGGGTTTCTCGGTCCGAACGGCGCTGGGAAAACCACCACTATCAACATGATCCTGGGTCTTATCAGTCCAACCGCAGGGCAGGTGGAAATCCTGGGGCAGCCGGCTCCCTGGTCGAACGCCACGATCCGCCGGCACATAGGATCTCTGCCGGACGGGGTGCAACTCTACCCATACCTTTCCGCGAGAGAAAATCTCTCTGTATTTGCTCGAATGCTCGGTGATGTTCCCGCCAGAAGGATAGACGAGGTTCTGGATCTGATCGGGCTTGCACAAAGGGCAAAGGACAGAGTCGGCGGCTATTCGCATGGGATGAAAAGACGACTGGCCCTGGCCCTGGCACTGTTACATGACCCTGAGATCCTGGTCCTGGATGAACCGGCCAATGGGCTCGATCCAGCCGGCATAAAAGAGATGCGGGATCTCATGAAAGCACTTGCCGCGCAAGGTAAGGCGATATTCCTGTCAAGCCATCTCCTGCATGAGGTCGAAATCATATGTGACAAGGTCGCCATACTCAAACGCGGGACTATTCTGGCCCAGGGAAGAGTTGAGGAGCTTCTCAGGCAAACCCCTGCCATTGAGATGATGGTGCACGGGCCTGATATCGCCGAGGAAATCCTGCAGCAACTCCCTGAAGTAAAAAAAGTGAAGCGTAATGGGAAATGCCTGGTCATCGAATATGTCAGCGGATTTATCAATGATATGACTATGAAGAAAGCCGATGACTCCGGCCAAGCGGACTCTGGCCGGTCACCATCAGATGGGGCGCCGCGGGCCAGCACGCAGGAGGAGGAATATTCCATAATTGCAGGTTATCTGAACGCTGTTCTCGTCAGTCACGGCGTTTTTGCCTATGAGATCCGCCCCAAAAAAAGGGAGCTGGAGGAGATATTCTTTGACGTCACAAAGGAGGAGACAAATGTTGACGGCAGAATTGCATAAGTTAAAGCGCCTCAGGATCGCGTGGATCCTGATGTCTATCATGATTGCCATGGAGCTCCTTATGATTATAGGTCTGGGCTATGCAGCGCGGAATTCGCCTGAAGCTCAGAATATGCCGGCCAAGGAACGCCAAGGCGCCATCGTGCTCACCACGTTTCCTTCATCCATACCGCCGACATTAAGCTTCATTGCTTCTTTTGGGCCGCTTCTGGCATTGATCCTTGCATCTCGCCTAGTTGGGGATGAATATGCGCTAGGCACGGCAAGACAGCTGGTTTCAATGGGCCTGGACAGGCGAAGATATATAATCATCAAGATAGAGGGAGTTATCGTTGCTTCACTATTCCTGCTCACAGGCTCCCTCCTTGCAGGCTCCATAATCTCAATTATCTTCACCCTCATATCCGGGAGGCCATTGGCTCTAAACATGCTCACAGCGGCATTTCTCGGCAAGGCCATATTCAGCATTGGCATTGCCTGGTTCACTTTGGGATTCTACTCGATATTCGCCCTTTTCCTTGCTACCCTCACCAGGTCCGCTGCCTCAGCAATTGCCACGGGGCTCTTGGTGTTCTTCCTGGAAGGGAACCTAATTGGGCTTCTCGCGAGCAAATTCTCCATAGTTGGCAGGATCGCTCCATATACTATCGGGCAGAATATAAACCAGATAATAGCTCTCATCGAGCAGGGAAAAGGGGTTTATGGCGGACTTACACATGAAGCAGCGCGAGCATTCCTGACGCTGACAGCGTGGCTCATGGCCTTTGCCGTGGGGTCGATGGAAATATTTCGCCGGCAGCAACTGAGTTAAATTAAGTTGCTCTAGTCTAGTCGCCTAGCTCCACATGCGATTTGGCATCACCAGGCAATCGAGCCTGCAGCCCGGGGTATGGCTGCCCTACTCGGCACATGGTTCCCGGGCTATTTCATAGCTCTTATCTGAATATTGCCATGGGTTGTTTCCAAGACTATATTGCCCCCACCCTTGCCCAAGGTTCCCCTCACTCTCTGAGTTGTGACCTCCTTTTCTACTGGGAGACCAAGATTGTTCTCTATTCTCCCAAACTCGGTTTCGGCGCGTATACTGGCGACGGAGTCAAATGGCAAGGCAAAATCTATGGAGCCAAATCTGGTAGATATATAACAGTCCTCGCTGATGGGGCTGAGGGCTTTTACCCTGACGCTGCCCATTGAATTGCGAATATAAGTTTTCCCTAAATGCCCCTTTGCTTCCACGCGCCCGAAGGAATTTGAGACTTCAATATCTCCTGCCACGCCTGTCATCGTGATCGCTCCGTAAGAATTTCTAACGCTGAGAGCGCCTTCCACGTTCTCTACATCAACATTGCCAAGGCTATTTTCAATGGAAACGTCCTGACGAAGGCCACGGGCCAGGATCTTGCCAAAGGAATTCCGAATCTCCACCTGTAGACCTGGCGGCACCTCGATGGTAGAGTCGACCGCTATCCTATTTGAGCGCTCGCGACCAGCTTCCAGGTGACTAATTAGTGATCCCCCCGGATCACTAACCTGGATCATCGCCGTCTCGCCCTGTATTGCCAAGGAAATATCGGCCTCTTCTGCAACCTTTCGAGCAAGGTCTGGTGTTGGCCCATAGCCAGTGATTTCGGATGCTACTGAGATCTCCCCTACAGGGCCCGGCAAGACCACCACCTTGCCAAAGGGATTAATAATCCTAACATGCTTTGCATTGCCGGGTATTTTCATGCTCTTTCGCGCTTCCCGTGAGGCTTTCACGGCCCTGTCCCCGATATGTATACCGACATATCCGGGAAAGATCTCGAATTTTGAAAATGGATATCCCAAGCCTCTTACCGCGCCCAACCCCACGAGAATTACCACGATGACAACAATCAGAAATATGCTCCCGAAATCAAACCCCGGAGGTTGGTCCCCCCTCTTACGGGCCAAATAGTCCTTCATCAATAGCTCGATGCCCAACATCACCAGGACCACAGGCCATAGCCTCAAGACATGCCATATCATATCGCGCCCCGTGATATTTGAAATGAGCCACAAAACGCCCACCGATATTAGGGTAATTGCAAGAGTGATGGTGCCGGCGCGGCTGGTTTTTATGGCCATGTTGTCGGGATAACTCCCGTTCCCCCTTTCTCGGGAATTGATATCAGCTGCGTGCTGAACGCTCCCTGGTGAGGAGCCAAACCCCTAGGATTACCATTGCAATGGGCAAGATCACAGCGGTAATCCAGCTTGACCTCAAATACGGCCCGAAGTAGCTGATCCTGTTGAGGATCCCTATCGCCCCCAGCGCAACCAGGACCCAGCCAATGAGATTGGAATTCCTGCTGAGAAAATCCTGCGAAAATATGCCAAGATCTGGCACCAGCTCTCCACGAGCGAGCCTTCCAGATATTTGGAAAGTATCGAAGAAACTGTAGAACCATGTAACCGGGGCCACCAGCACGGACCATAACTGGTCAAATGGACGGCCCACCGCGCCTGCTATAAAAAGCGCCCCAAAGAAGAATGCCATGATCTGTAATCCGCGGTTCATAAGCCCCAGATACATTTGCCCCGCCCCAGGGATGAGGGCAAATAAGAATACCAGAAAACTAGATTTTGCTTCACTCGAGGTTTTCCTTTCAGTTCTCAGAGTAGCGCCGCCCTCCGCATCCTTAGGATCGGTGATTTCAACCTTCTGGCCAGCGGCAACTTGTTCCGGCGTCGCACTAGCTCCACCAGGCAAGTTACCCTCAGTTGGATTGGAATCTGATGTATTCACAATCAAACACCTCCAAACCGCAATAGACTCATTATCAGCCCGGCCCCCTCAGAAAAGAGCCTGGGAAGTAAGACGCCGATTTCCGCTACAGAGTCACTCCTAGAGAGTAAGGCTGCTGTCATCTTTGCGGCATCTGATCTTACTATTTCAATGGAAACTGAATGTGGCAACAATTCCCCGGCTCCCAGAGTCGACCATATGAACACCAGGAACACTCCCAGGGCGGCCCCGAGAAAAGCCAGGTCGATTCCTGATGCGGGGGCCATGTGTCGCAACCGCTGGAGAGCGTAACCCCAGCACGGCAAAGTATTACTCTTCTTTTCCTCCTGGCTCCCGGCCGCCTGAAAGATCGCAGAAGCCAAATCTTCAGGCATATCCAATTCCGGGAGTTCTTCAAATATGCTCTCAAATCTTTCCCATTCAACAAGCCTTGCCTGGCATCTGTCGCACAAGCCCATATGGGACTCAAATGCAGCGATGTCAAATATCAATTCTTCGCGAGGAATCCGTCCCTTCTTAAAGGCGATATATGAATGAATATTACGCTCGACCTTGTCGCATCTCAAAACTTACCGCCCCCCCACTAATCTGCTCTGCAGAATCTTCTTGGCGCGGTATAGCCTCGTCTCAACTGTCCTTAACGGAAGCTTAAGGATCTCGCCGATTTCACGATACGAGAGACCTTCATAATGATATAGAATGATGACTATACGGTAGTTCTCCGGCAGCTCCGCTACCTCCCGCCACAGAAGCTCGGCCCTCTCCCTGTTTATGACGATCTCCTCAGGCCCTATATCATCGTCAGGGGGATCAAACTCCCCGCTATGCCCCTCAGGATTATCCTGGCATGAAACCTCCTCAAGGCATGTGAAGGAGATGACTCTGGCTCCCTGCCTGCGTTGCTTCCGCCACCAGTCGATAGTCTTGTTTGTGGCGATCCGGTAGAGCCAGGTGCCCAGCTTTGAATCCCTGCGGAATCCGCGGATAGACCGGAATGCATCGAGGAATACCTCTTGAGTTAGGTCGCGGGCATCCTCATGGTTGTATGTGGCCCTGAACGCCAATCTATACACAGCCGCCTGGTATTTCCTCACCATTTCTTCAAAGGCGGATAGATCTCCCGACGCTATCCTTGCCACAATGGCGCTATCCTCGTCCAGGGGGAACTCTTTTCTCATATTCTCATACCCCTCAGGCCCCTAGACATGGACCGCCGGGGGCGCATAGCTCATCGAGATACAACCGATGTTCTCCCTTCGCCACTTTCCATCTGGTATTGACGCCTTTTCAAGAATAAGTACTTCACCAGAAAACGGCCAATCAAGGCGGTGGACCCCGGCGCCAACCGGGTGTCAATGGATAGACTATCTGGATATCTGGGGATACAGGTTAGAACTGCGGATGTAGATGCAGTCTTTATTTGGGCATTAGCTAACAGCACCCAGGATATTAGTTGACATCGCCCATATATATGCAGCGCTCTTCCCGGCGGGAAGACGCGACGTAACGCTTCAGGGCCTGAGGATAGAGCCTGCGCGAGTCGAGGCCGTCCAGGTCGAGCCATTCTACAGAAACCTGGTACCTATCAGGTTCTACCCCTTTCTGGGGAACCTGGCCATCCCGGACTGTGCATGCGAACATCAGTTCCACCTGGTGAATATCGCCGTCCCAGAATGCAAACTCGTGATTACATCCTATATATTCGCGAACAAAAAGAAGTTCTCCGACGTCCACTTCCACTCCTATTTCTTCACGACATTCCCGCTTTAGCGCATCAATCAAGGTTTCTCCCGGTAGTTGCCCCCCTCCTGGGAGGAGATAGAAAGTGCCGAACTGATCGACGTTCTTTGTGACTAAGAGCCTGCCGTCCTGTATGATAACAGCCTTCGCAGAAACTCTGATATTCTTCATGAGATCCCACCACCCGCCGAGAATATGACCTTTTTCAGCTTGTTGGCGATACCCCCATAACCTGCGCCGCCACCGAGCGCGTCCGGGGGCCATCGAATTCACACAGGAAGATACCTTGCCACCTCCCAAGGACAAGTCGTCCCTCATGAATGGGCACAGACAGGGTTGTCCCCACAAGGCTGGCCTTTATATGGGCGTCAGAATTGCCTTCCACGTGACGAAATTGCGAGTTGACCGGCACAAGTCGTTCCAGGTGCGCCAGTAAATCCTCGCGGACATCAGGATCTGCATCTTCATTTATCGTGAGGCCCGCCGTTGTATGGAGCGCTGAGAGGTAGACGACTCCCTCCCCCGCCCCACTCTTATTGACAATCTCCTGCACCTGCCCGGTGATATCGATCATCTGTACCCGCCGTCTGGTTGGGACACTTATTTGCCCGTAAAATGTCACACTTTCTCCCATATATTGTCACCCCCGTGATCTTACTCTGAATCGAACCCCATTGTATCATGGGTGATCACTCATGGCCGGCCTGACTACCGCGGTCAAGATACCTTCTCCGCCGCAAGTTTCCTCATATGGGCAAGATTCCTGCGATCATCCTCCATGTTCTCGCGGGGAGTCTCCAGGATAAATGGCAGGTCTTTTAGCCGCGGGTTTCCCAATATGACGCGAAAGCCGCCATCACCTATCGTGCCGGCTCCAATGTCTGCATGGCGATCTTTATGCGAACCCCTGGGAAAGACCGAATCATTGGCATGCACGACCTTGACCCTATCCATCCCAATGATCCGGTCGAGATGCACGAGAGTGTCATCCAACCCCTGAATAGTTGCCACATCATACCCTGCCGCCCACAGGTGACATGTGTCAATGCATATTCCTAACCTGGAATCATCATGGATTTTTGATATGATCTCCTGGAGCTCCTCGAAGGTCCCGCCGATCTCTGTGCCTGATCCCGCCACCGTTTCCAGCAGGATAACAGGTATGTCTTCTCCCTCATCTGAATCCAGAGCCTCATTGATGGCTTCCGAGATCCTACGTATACCTTCCTGCCTACCCCGGCCAAGGTGACTCCCGGGGTGTATGACGAGATATCTGGCGCCGAGAGTCCGAGATCTTGCCATATCCTCTTTTAAAGCCTGGACCGATAATGCGTAAAGATCATCCTTTGGTGACGCCAGATTCAATAAATATGGAATATGAACTACTACAGGAAAGATCCCCGTGGAATCTATCTTCCGCATGAAGGAACCGGCTTCTTCCGGATCCAGGTCCCGGGTCCTGAGAGATCTGGGACTTCTGGAAAAGATTTGCATGGTCTCACACCCGATCTCAATGGCCCTGTCAGGGGCTTTATCGACTCCTCCCGCAATAGAAACATGAACGCCAAACCTCATAGAAATCCTCCATTCTCCCATCACCGTCTCCCAAGCTGGTCGAGAAATCTCAGCACCGGATTTCTCTCTATAAAGCGAGAAAGCGGATATTTCTCACAGTAAAGATGCAACAGCAGCAACATCAAAAGATAAATGATCTTAGGATATGGCCCGA
Protein-coding sequences here:
- a CDS encoding DUF4097 family beta strand repeat protein — translated: MAIKTSRAGTITLAITLISVGVLWLISNITGRDMIWHVLRLWPVVLVMLGIELLMKDYLARKRGDQPPGFDFGSIFLIVVIVVILVGLGAVRGLGYPFSKFEIFPGYVGIHIGDRAVKASREARKSMKIPGNAKHVRIINPFGKVVVLPGPVGEISVASEITGYGPTPDLARKVAEEADISLAIQGETAMIQVSDPGGSLISHLEAGRERSNRIAVDSTIEVPPGLQVEIRNSFGKILARGLRQDVSIENSLGNVDVENVEGALSVRNSYGAITMTGVAGDIEVSNSFGRVEAKGHLGKTYIRNSMGSVRVKALSPISEDCYISTRFGSIDFALPFDSVASIRAETEFGRIENNLGLPVEKEVTTQRVRGTLGKGGGNIVLETTHGNIQIRAMK
- a CDS encoding NUDIX domain-containing protein, whose translation is MKNIRVSAKAVIIQDGRLLVTKNVDQFGTFYLLPGGGQLPGETLIDALKRECREEIGVEVDVGELLFVREYIGCNHEFAFWDGDIHQVELMFACTVRDGQVPQKGVEPDRYQVSVEWLDLDGLDSRRLYPQALKRYVASSRREERCIYMGDVN
- a CDS encoding class II aldolase/adducin family protein; its protein translation is MLNIEQQLRKEIVDAGRWIYERGYVAANDGNISARLPDGSILMTPTGVSKGRMTPDMLVKVDAQGNPIEGYLKPSSEVKMHLAVYRKRPDVGAVAHAHPLVATAFAVAGISLDRCILPEVIISLGWIPLARYATPSTDELAHSVEEFIEYHDAVLLQNHGVLTMAEDVTHAMYKMETVEHFARISFYARLLGGENELSSEDVAKLISLRKKMRIPGRYPNLGMRPSSHPDRLTGTAGK
- a CDS encoding deoxyribonuclease IV; the protein is MRFGVHVSIAGGVDKAPDRAIEIGCETMQIFSRSPRSLRTRDLDPEEAGSFMRKIDSTGIFPVVVHIPYLLNLASPKDDLYALSVQALKEDMARSRTLGARYLVIHPGSHLGRGRQEGIRRISEAINEALDSDEGEDIPVILLETVAGSGTEIGGTFEELQEIISKIHDDSRLGICIDTCHLWAAGYDVATIQGLDDTLVHLDRIIGMDRVKVVHANDSVFPRGSHKDRHADIGAGTIGDGGFRVILGNPRLKDLPFILETPRENMEDDRRNLAHMRKLAAEKVS
- a CDS encoding sigma-70 family RNA polymerase sigma factor, with translation MRKEFPLDEDSAIVARIASGDLSAFEEMVRKYQAAVYRLAFRATYNHEDARDLTQEVFLDAFRSIRGFRRDSKLGTWLYRIATNKTIDWWRKQRRQGARVISFTCLEEVSCQDNPEGHSGEFDPPDDDIGPEEIVINRERAELLWREVAELPENYRIVIILYHYEGLSYREIGEILKLPLRTVETRLYRAKKILQSRLVGGR
- a CDS encoding ABC transporter ATP-binding protein; the protein is MILTSSQASPGRMQDQSSGRVAIRALGLTKIFGTLRAVDSVDLEIRTGEVFGFLGPNGAGKTTTINMILGLISPTAGQVEILGQPAPWSNATIRRHIGSLPDGVQLYPYLSARENLSVFARMLGDVPARRIDEVLDLIGLAQRAKDRVGGYSHGMKRRLALALALLHDPEILVLDEPANGLDPAGIKEMRDLMKALAAQGKAIFLSSHLLHEVEIICDKVAILKRGTILAQGRVEELLRQTPAIEMMVHGPDIAEEILQQLPEVKKVKRNGKCLVIEYVSGFINDMTMKKADDSGQADSGRSPSDGAPRASTQEEEYSIIAGYLNAVLVSHGVFAYEIRPKKRELEEIFFDVTKEETNVDGRIA
- a CDS encoding YjbQ family protein, with the protein product MGESVTFYGQISVPTRRRVQMIDITGQVQEIVNKSGAGEGVVYLSALHTTAGLTINEDADPDVREDLLAHLERLVPVNSQFRHVEGNSDAHIKASLVGTTLSVPIHEGRLVLGRWQGIFLCEFDGPRTRSVAAQVMGVSPTS
- a CDS encoding ABC transporter permease subunit — its product is MTAELHKLKRLRIAWILMSIMIAMELLMIIGLGYAARNSPEAQNMPAKERQGAIVLTTFPSSIPPTLSFIASFGPLLALILASRLVGDEYALGTARQLVSMGLDRRRYIIIKIEGVIVASLFLLTGSLLAGSIISIIFTLISGRPLALNMLTAAFLGKAIFSIGIAWFTLGFYSIFALFLATLTRSAASAIATGLLVFFLEGNLIGLLASKFSIVGRIAPYTIGQNINQIIALIEQGKGVYGGLTHEAARAFLTLTAWLMAFAVGSMEIFRRQQLS
- a CDS encoding rhamnulokinase, whose translation is MKHLNLLAFDLGAESGRAILGKFDGEHLTIHEIHRFPNEPVELPSGLHWDILHIFRELKHGLAFAAQREGHVDSIGIDTWGVDFGLLDDRGELLGAPYHYRDSRTSGILQKAFSIVPKEEIFAYTGIQFMQFNTLFQLLAMRLQNKRMLDTAHRLLFIPDILNFFFTGLTVNEYTIASTSQMLDVKGGGWAGDLLAKMGIPTHILGDIIPPGAKIGTIRDPIAQETSAMGVSVALPGCHDTASAVVAVPATPAKHEDGMATGNYAYISSGTWSLMGVETKKPYLGEHVAQFNFTNEGGVGGTFRFLKNIMGLWLIQRCRKEWQKEGEALSYDALTHLAGQAKPLVSFVDPDDDSFLNPPSMPAAIQDFCKRTGQLVPETRGAILRCALESLALRYRMTLEQLEIITGRHIDTIYIVGGGSKNHLLNQYTADATGRIVIAGPAEATAIGNLLVQAMALGEVKDMTEIRQIIRASFQLEEFEPREEARGAWEEAYARFKILIERG